The nucleotide sequence TACGGTTTACACAGGGGGGCGCACGCCGCGTACCGTGCGCCCTGCTTATGCCGAGGGACTACGACGGGGTCACACCCCTGCCGGTTCTCATGGACCCCTACGGTGGTCCGCACGGCCCCCGGGTGCTCGCCGCCCACAACGCGCACCTCACCTCGCAGTGGTTCGCCGACCAGGGTTTCGCGGTGGTGGTCGCCGACGGGCGCGGCACCCCCGGCCGCTCGCCCGCCTGGGAGAAGGAGATCGACGGCGACTTCACGCTCTCCCTGGACGACCAGGTGGACGCGCTGCACGACCTGGCCCAGTCGCATCCGCTGGACCTGTCCCGGGTGGCGATCCGCGGCTGGTCGTACGGCGGCTGGCTCGCGGCCCTCGCCGTGCTGCGCCGCCCGGACGTCTTCCACGCGGGCATCGCGGGCGCCCCGGTCACCGACTGGCGGCTGTACGACACGCACTACACCGAGCGGTACCTGGGCGATCCCACGACGGACCCGGCGGCGTACGCGAAGAGTTCGCTGATCACGGGTGAAGGGCTGTCCTCGCCCGCCGAGCCGCACCGCCCGCTGATGATCGTGCACGGCACCGCCGACGACAACGTCGTGTTCGCCCACGCCCTGCGACTGTCCTCCGCGCTCCTCGCGGCCGGCCGGCCCCACGAGGTCCTGCCGCTCTCCGGGGTCACCCACATCACCCCCCAGGAACAGGTCGCGGAGAACCTGCTGCTGCTCCAGGTGGACTTCCTGAAGCGTTCGCTGGGACTGGCATAGGGGCGGGCGGGCACGGCAACGGGCCGGGGCTACATGGCGAGCCCCGGCCCGTTTACGGCACCCGCACGGCCGTACGCGATTTAGATTCGCGCGTCCGTATATCGGAACGACGTCAGCCAAGTTGCCTGCGTGTTAACGCGTTTGGTGCATATTTGTACGCTTATTCCGCCCCATCCACATGATCGTCCACGGATTTCCCGGCCGACCCCTCAGCCGATCCGTCAGCCGATTCGTCAGCCGCCACCTCGGACGGGTCGCCGGTCGGGTCGCCGGGCGGCTCCTCCGGCGGCACCACCTGCTTCTCCTCCGCGAAGTGGCAGGCCGAGTCATGGGCCGCCGGGCCGCTCCTGAGCCGGAACTCCGCCGGGACCGCGAGGAGCGGCACCTCCAGCGCGCACCGCTCCCGGGCCTTCCAGCAGCGCGTGCGGAAGCGGCACCCGGACGGGATGTTCGTCGGGGAGGGCACGTCGCCGAAGAGGATGATCCGCTCCCGGTGCTCGCGGGCCTCGGGGTCCGGGACGGGCACCGCGGACAGCAGCGCCTGGGTGTAGGGATGCGTCGGGTGGTCGTAGATCTCGGCGTCGCGGCCGATCTCCACGATCCGCCCGAGGTACATCACGCCGACCCGGTCGGAGATGTGCCGCACGATCGACAGGTCGTGCGCGATGAACACGTACGACAGCCCCAGTTCGCCCTGGAGCCGGTCGAGCAGGTTGATGACCTGGGCCTGGACGGAGACGTCGAGGGCGGAGACGGGTTCGTCGGCGACGATGATCTCGGGGCGGAGCGCCAGCCCGCGCGCGATGCCGATGCGTTGGCGCTGGCCGCCGGAGAACTGGTGCGGGTAGCGGTTGATGTACTCGGGGTTGAGCCCGACCACGTCGAGGAGTTCCTGCACCCGGCGCCGGCGGTCGCCCTTGGGCGCGACCTCGGGGTGGATGTCGTACGGCTCCCCGATGATGTCGCCCACGGTCATGCGGGGGTTGAGGGAGGTGTACGGGTCCTGGAAGACCATCTGGATGTTGCGGCGGACTGTCTTGAGGGCCTTGCCGGAGAGCTTGGTGATGTCCTCGCCCTTGTAGCGGATCGAACCGGCGGTCGGCCGTTCCAGGTTGACCAGCATCTTGGCGACCGTGGACTTGCCGCAGCCTGACTCGCCGACGATGCCGAGGGTCTCGCCCCGGCCGAGGGCGAAGTCGACGCCGTCGACCGCCTTCACCGCCCCGACCTGCTTCTTGAAGAGGATGCCCTGGGTGAGCGGGTAGTGCTTGACCAGGCCGCTGACCTCCAGGATCGGCTCAGCCGGTGTGGCTGTCGTGGCTGTCGTGGTCATCGAGGCACTCCCTCCAGAAGTGGCAGGCGCTCATCCGGATCCCGTCCGACGGCTCCACGTCGTACAGCGGGGGTACGTCGGTACGGCAGACGTCGCGGGCCATCGGGCAGCGGGGGTTGAAGGCGCAGCCGGGCGGGATGTTCATGAGGTTGGGCGGCAGACCCCTGATCGCGTACAGCTCCTGGCCCTTCTGGTCCAGGCGCGGGATCGAGTCGAGGAGGCCCCGGGTGTACGGGTGGGCCGGGGCCTTGTAGATGTCGTGGACCGGGGCGGACTCCACGATGCGGCCCGCGTACATCACGGCGATGCGGTCGGCGACGTCCGCGACGACTCCGAGGTCGTGGGTGATGAGGACGAGGCCCATGCGGAGTTCACGCTGAAGTTCGGCCAGGAGGTCCATGACCTGGGCCTGGACGGTGACGTCCAGCGCGGTCGTGGGTTCGTCGGCGATGATCAGCGCGGGTTCCAGGGCCAGCGCCATGGCGATCATGATGCGCTGGCGCATGCCGCCGGAGAACTGGTGCGGATAGTCCCGTACGCGTTCTTTGGCACCCGGGATGCGGACCCGGTCCATCAGCTCGACCGCCTTGGCACGGGCGTCCTTCTTCGACATGCCCCGGTGCACGACGAACATCTCGCCGAGCTGGTCGCCGACGCTCAGCACCGGGTTCAGGGAGGACAGGGCGTCCTGGAAGATCATCGCCATCTCGGCACCGCGGACCTTCCGGCGCTCCTCCTCCTTGAGCTTCAGCAGGTCCTGGCCCTTGAAGAGGATCTCGCCGCCGGTGATCCTCCCGGGCGGCATGTCGAGAATGCCCATGATCGCCTGC is from Streptomyces sp. NBC_01314 and encodes:
- a CDS encoding ABC transporter ATP-binding protein; translation: MTTTATTATPAEPILEVSGLVKHYPLTQGILFKKQVGAVKAVDGVDFALGRGETLGIVGESGCGKSTVAKMLVNLERPTAGSIRYKGEDITKLSGKALKTVRRNIQMVFQDPYTSLNPRMTVGDIIGEPYDIHPEVAPKGDRRRRVQELLDVVGLNPEYINRYPHQFSGGQRQRIGIARGLALRPEIIVADEPVSALDVSVQAQVINLLDRLQGELGLSYVFIAHDLSIVRHISDRVGVMYLGRIVEIGRDAEIYDHPTHPYTQALLSAVPVPDPEAREHRERIILFGDVPSPTNIPSGCRFRTRCWKARERCALEVPLLAVPAEFRLRSGPAAHDSACHFAEEKQVVPPEEPPGDPTGDPSEVAADESADGSAEGSAGKSVDDHVDGAE
- a CDS encoding ABC transporter ATP-binding protein; the encoded protein is MLLEVRGLHVEFRTRDGVAKAVNGVDYGVDEGQTLAVLGESGSGKSVTAQAIMGILDMPPGRITGGEILFKGQDLLKLKEEERRKVRGAEMAMIFQDALSSLNPVLSVGDQLGEMFVVHRGMSKKDARAKAVELMDRVRIPGAKERVRDYPHQFSGGMRQRIMIAMALALEPALIIADEPTTALDVTVQAQVMDLLAELQRELRMGLVLITHDLGVVADVADRIAVMYAGRIVESAPVHDIYKAPAHPYTRGLLDSIPRLDQKGQELYAIRGLPPNLMNIPPGCAFNPRCPMARDVCRTDVPPLYDVEPSDGIRMSACHFWRECLDDHDSHDSHTG